TGGTGGCTTTGTCGGTGGCGCGGCCGGGCAAGCGCCGGCTGGCGCTGGGCTTGGGTGCAATGGGCCTGGGCGCGCTGGGCACGGCCATTTCCACCGGCCTCAACTTCGGCCCGCAACATGCCTGGTCCTGGTTGACCCTGGCCAGCGGGCCGGGCTTGCTGGTGGGGGCGCTGCTCGGCATGGCCGCCAGCGCCTTGCCGCGGCGGGTCAATGCGGCCCTGGGCCTGATCGTGCTGAGCAGCTTGATCGCCCTGGTCAGCCAAGCACCGACCGACCCCTACCTCGAAGAACGCCTTCAGACCTGGGAGCTGGGTCGATTCATCAATATGTACGGCCTGGCCCAATGGCTGGGCTGGGTCTGGCCGTTTGCGGCCCTGGCCTGGCTGCTGCGCATGATCGCCCGCCGCGAGTCCTGAAACAAAGGGTGAACCCCAGGGTTTCTTGCCTCGGCTCCCTACAATGGCGGCATGAGCTATTTCGAGCGCCACATCTTCTTCTGCCTGAACCACCGCGAAAACGGTGACAACAGCTGTGCTCAGCATGGCGCTCAGGCGGGCTTCGACCACTGCAAGGCGCGGGTGCGCGAACTGGGCCTGGGCGGCCAGGGCGGCGTGCGCGTCAACAAGGCCGGTTGCCTGGACCGCTGCGCCGGTGGCCCGGTGGCCGTGGTCTATCCCGAGGCCGTCTGGTACACCTACGTCGACCAGACCGACATTGACGAGATCGTTGACAAGCACCTCAAGGGCGGTGAAGTGGTTGAGCGCCTGGTGCTGCCCGACAGCGTCGGCCGCTGACGCCGCCACGGTTTCGCGATGAATTCCCTGACCGAAAAGCGCCTGGTGCCGGGCCCGGCCGGTGCCATTGAATGCGCCATCGACCGGCCCGCCAGCGGCCATGCCGATCTGCCCATGCCGCCCACGCGCGGCCTGGCCCTGGTCTGCCACCCCAACCCGACCCAGGGCGGCACCATGGACAACAAGGTGGTGCAGACCCTGGCGCGCGCCTTTGTGCAGCTGGGCTACCGCGTGGCCCGCTTCAACTTCCGCGGCATCGGCAAGTCCGAAGGCGGCTGGGACGAGGGCCGCGGCGAGATCGACGATGCCCTGGCCGTGCTGGCCGCGCTGCGCGAGCCGGGCGAGCCCCTGGTGCTGGCCGGCTTTTCGTTTGGCGGCTATGTGGCTTCGCAAGCCGCGCTGCGCCTGCCCGAGGACCAGCGCGCCGAACGGCTGGCGCTGGTGGGCCCGGCGACCAGTCGCTTCGACACCGCGCCCGTGCCGCCCGAGACCCTGGTCATCCACGGCGAGGTGGACGATGTCGTGCCCCTGAGCTCGGTGCTGGACTGGGCGCGGCCGCAGTCGCTGCCGGTGGTGGTGGTGCCGGGCGTCGGCCATTTTTTCCACGGCCAGCTGCCCCTGCTGCGCAATCTGGTCGTGCGCAACTGGCGCGCTTGAGCACGCCTGCCCCTGTTTCCCTGCCTGGACTCGCCTGAACCCGAGTCGAAAGAACCCCTGTGATGAATCGTTATTCGCTCCCCCTCGCTATCTCTCTGGCCGCGGCTTCGGCCCTGGTCTCGCCCGTGGCGCTGGCGCAGGCAACGGCCGCCCCGGCCCAAGCCGCGGCTCAACAGCCCGGCCCCGAGATCGCTGCGCGCAGCTATCTGCTGCTGGACATGAGCGCCAACCGCGTGCTGTCCGAGCGCGATGCCGACACGCCCAATGACCCCGCCTCGCTGACCAAGCTGATGACGGCTTATGTGGTGTTTGGTGCCCTGCGCGACAAGCGCCTGACCCTGGAGCAGGCCTTGCCCGTCTCCACCCGCGCCTGGGACGAGCGCAAGGGCGACCCCTCGCTGATGTTCATCAACACGACCATGACGCCCAAGGTCGACGAGTTGCTGCGCGGCATGATCATCCAGAGCGGCAACGACGCGTCCGTGGCCCTGGCCGAAGGCGTGGCCGGCACGGTCGAGCAGTTCGTGGCCTTGATGAACCGCCAAGCCCAGGCCTGGGGCTTGAAAAACACGCAGTTCAAGAACGTGACCGGCATGACCGAGCCTGGCCACAAGAGCAGCGCGCGCGATCTGTCGATCATCGCCTCCAACCTGATCCGCGACTTCCCCGAGTACTACGGCTACTACTCGCAGCGCGAGTTCACCTTCAACAAGATCCGCCAGGAAAACCGCAATCTGCTGCTGCGCCGCGACCCCAGCGTCGACGGCATGAAGACCGGCTACACCGAAGCCGCGGGCTATTGCCTGGTCTCCAGCGCCCAGCGCGAGTTCCCCAATGGCAAGCGCCGCCTGCTCAGCGTGGTCATGGGCACGGCCTCCAAGGAAGCGCGTGCGACGGAGAGCCAGAAGCTCCTGAACTGGGGCTATTCGGCCTTTGACGCCGTGCGCCTGTTTGACAAGAACGCCGCCATCAGCACCGTGCCGGTCTGGAAGGGCGCCAGCCCGCAGGCCAAGCTGGGCGCGGCGGGTGCGGTGTTCGTGGCCGTGCCGCGTGGCGACGGCGCCA
This region of Paucibacter aquatile genomic DNA includes:
- a CDS encoding (2Fe-2S) ferredoxin domain-containing protein, which encodes MSYFERHIFFCLNHRENGDNSCAQHGAQAGFDHCKARVRELGLGGQGGVRVNKAGCLDRCAGGPVAVVYPEAVWYTYVDQTDIDEIVDKHLKGGEVVERLVLPDSVGR
- a CDS encoding alpha/beta hydrolase produces the protein MNSLTEKRLVPGPAGAIECAIDRPASGHADLPMPPTRGLALVCHPNPTQGGTMDNKVVQTLARAFVQLGYRVARFNFRGIGKSEGGWDEGRGEIDDALAVLAALREPGEPLVLAGFSFGGYVASQAALRLPEDQRAERLALVGPATSRFDTAPVPPETLVIHGEVDDVVPLSSVLDWARPQSLPVVVVPGVGHFFHGQLPLLRNLVVRNWRA
- a CDS encoding D-alanyl-D-alanine carboxypeptidase family protein, which encodes MNRYSLPLAISLAAASALVSPVALAQATAAPAQAAAQQPGPEIAARSYLLLDMSANRVLSERDADTPNDPASLTKLMTAYVVFGALRDKRLTLEQALPVSTRAWDERKGDPSLMFINTTMTPKVDELLRGMIIQSGNDASVALAEGVAGTVEQFVALMNRQAQAWGLKNTQFKNVTGMTEPGHKSSARDLSIIASNLIRDFPEYYGYYSQREFTFNKIRQENRNLLLRRDPSVDGMKTGYTEAAGYCLVSSAQREFPNGKRRLLSVVMGTASKEARATESQKLLNWGYSAFDAVRLFDKNAAISTVPVWKGASPQAKLGAAGAVFVAVPRGDGAKLQTQIERTDPLVAPLSKGQRVGTLKVSTAGGVPVAEVPLVVLEEVPLAGIFGRAWDAMRLWIK